From Mycobacterium colombiense CECT 3035:
GGCAACTGCTCCATGCCGACCGGTGTCGGCGGCGGCAACGTCGGGACGCTGGCCACCCGCAGCGATTCCGTGTGTCCGCAGCCCGCCAGCAGCACCGCGGCGGCGGCCACGGTGCACGCCCGGCGAAGCAGGGGCAGGCGGATCATTATCGATACTCTTTCAGCCTCGGCCACAGGCCCAGCGCCACTGCGATGGCGGCACCCAGGCTGAGCACGACGCCGCCGACCTGGGCGCCGGACAGCCCGCTGCGCGCGTTGATGACGTCGTTGCGCAGGTGGATCCGGCCCTGGTCCATCGCCTTGACCAGCTCGTCGTCCAGCTTGTCGAACGCCGGGGTGGAGTCTTCCTCGCTGCTGCCCAGCGCCACCTGGGTGGCCGCCCGGTAGTTACCCACCGAGATGTAGGAGGTGATCCGGTCGTTGGCCTGGCGCCAGCGCAGCAGCAGCTGATCGGCGCCTTCCAGGTCCGGCTTGTCCACCGCGTCGCTGCGGGACATGTACTGGTCGAGCTGGCGGTGCATGGAATCGAGGCGCTGATAGAACGACTGCTTGCGCTTCTCCTCGTCGCCGCGCCGGATCAGCGACAGCGTCTCGTCGGCACGCGCCTGCTGCGCGGTGATGGCGACATTGGTGACGGTCTTGAGGGATTCCGCGGCAGTGTCCTTCGCGCTACGACTGGCCGTCGTAGAAATGGTCAGCGCAGTTCCAACCCAAACCACCATGACGAGAATAGCGAGTGCGCCCACCACCAGGCCGGGGTTGATTCGGCGCCGCGTGCGCCGGGCCAGCCAGCGGTGCGAGAAGGCGCCGAAGACCACGGTGGCGCCGACCACCATGATGACCGGCGCCGGGATCTGCGTCGACGCGGTGGTCTCCGCGTCCACCCGCTCCGACGTCGCCTGATACAGCTTGGCCGCGTCGGGCAGGATCGTCGACTGCATCAGGCCCGACGCCTCCGACAGGTACGACGACCCGACCGGGTTGCCCTCCCGGTTGTTGGTCCGGGCGATCTCGATCAGCCCGGTGTAGACGGCCAGCTCGGCGTTGATCCGGCCCAGCAGCTGCACCAGCGGCTCGTCGGTGAGGCCGCTCGACGCCCGGGTCACCGCGACGGACGCGTCGGTGATCGCCTGCTCGTAGCGCTGGCGAACCGGCTGCGGCTCGGCCTCGGCGATGAACGCGGTGGCGGCGGCGGCATCGGCGACCGACAGTGTGGTGTAGAGCCGCCCGGCGGCGAACGACAGCGGCTCGGTGTGGTTGAGCACCGTGGTGAGCACCTGCTGCCGGTGGTTGATGGTGGTCGAGGTGGCGAAGGCGCTGATGCCGCCGAGCGCGGCCAGCACGATCCCGATGGTCAAGATGCGGCCCGGCGTCGTCGAGATGAACCACCAGCGTGGATGAGCCGGTTCGGCCGGTGACCGCGATCCCTGCGGCTCGGTCGACGGGTGCGCCAGCTCAACCGTCACGTCTTATCAGCCCTCATCTCTCGGCCATTTCGTTTCGCTGCACGGACCTCTATAAGCGAAGTCTAAGAGCATGTTCGGGTGGATGGGTGGAGGCGGACGCAATTGACGACGCCCAAACCAAGTCTGCATATCCTGAATCCGTGCAGGGCGACGGTGACGGCTGGGTGATCTCCGACAGCGGCGCCCATTACTGGGGCCGGTTCGGAGCGGCGGGTTTGCTGGTGCGGGCCCCGCAACCCGACGGCACGCCCGCGGTGCTGCTGCAGCACCGCGCGGTGTGGAGCCACCAGGGCGGGACGTGGGGCCTGCCCGGGGGCGCCCGGGACAGCCACGAGACGCCCGAGGAGACCGCGGTCCGCGAAGCGAACGAGGAGGCCGGGCTGGTCGGTGAGCGGCTCGCCGTGCGCGCGACCGTGGTCACGGCCGAGGTCGCCGGGATCGCCGGCACGCACTGGAGCTACACCACCGTCGTCGCCGACGCCGATGAGTTGCTGCACACCGTGCCCAACCGGGAGAGCGCCGAGATGCGCTGGGTCGCCGAAACAGAGGTGGCCGACCTGCCGCTGCATCCCGGCTTCGCGGCCAGCTGGCAGCGGCTGCGCACCGCGCCGGCGGTGTTGCCGCTGGACCACGGCGACGAGCGACGGCAATACCTGCCGCGCACGATCGAGATCGAGGCCGGCGTCTTCGTCTGGTGTACCCCCGGTGACGCGGGCCAGGAGCCCTCGCAGCTGACCCGGCGGATCAGCTCGCTGCTGCCAGCGCCGAGCTGAGCCGCCGCGCCGCGGCCCGCGGGTCAGCGGCCGCGGTGATCGCCCGCACCACCACGATGCGCCGGGCGCCGGCGTCGAGCACCTCGGGCAGCCGCCGCTCGTCGATGCCGCCGATCGCGAACCACGGCTTGTCGGCGTTGAACTCGGCGGCGGCCCGCACCAGGCCCAGGCCCGGCGCCGCTCGCCCCGGTTTGGTGGGGGTGGGCCAGCACGGGCCGACGCAGAAGTAGTCCACTTCGCCGCGCGCCGCCGCGGCGGCCTGTTCGCGGTCGTGGCTGGACAGCCCGAGCAGCACGTCCGGCCCGGCGATGTCGCGGGCGATGGCCGGCGGCAGGTCGCCCTGCCCGAGGTGCAGCACGTCGGCGCCGGCCGCGCGGGCGATGTCGGCGCGGTCGTTGACGGCGAACAAGGCGCCGTGCCGGCGGGCCGCGCCGGCCAGGATCTGGCACGCCGCCAGCTCCTCGCGCGCCTCGAGCGGGCCGAACCGCTGCTCACCGGCCGATCCCTTGTCGCGCAGCTGGATGATGTCCACGCCGCCGGCCAGGGCGGCGTCGGCGAACTCGGCCAGATCGCCGCGCTCGCGGCGCGCGTCGGTGCACAGATACAACCGCGCGGTCGCCAGGACGGAAAGTCGACTATCAACGGGACGCTGCACACCGAGACGCTAGCGCGCTAGCGTGGAGCCGAAGAGAACTACTAGACACGGGAGTCCCGGGTATAGCTGCGGGGCTGAGAGTGGGCACAGCCGGACCAGCCGGATCTGCCCTTACCGTCACACCTGATCCGGATCATGCCGGCGAAGGGAGGCTCCACAATGACCGGGATGCCCTCGGGTCCCCCGCTGGGGTCGCTGGCCGTCATCGGCGGCGGCGTCATCGGGCTCGCGGTGGCGCGGCGCGCCGCGCAAGCCGGGTGGTCGGTCCGGGTGCACCGCAGCGACCAGAAGGGCGCGTCGTGGGTCGCCGGCGGCATGCTGGCTCCGCACAGCGAGGGCTGGCCGGGTGAAGAGCGGCTGTTGCGGCTGGGCCTGGAATCGCTGCGGCTGTGGCGCGAGGGCGGCTTCCTGGACGGGCTGCCGGTCGAGGTGGTCACCGCGCGCGAGTCGCTGGTGGTGGCCGTTGACCGCGCCGACGTCGAAGACCTGCGCACCGTCGCGGACTGGTTGTCCGCCCAGGGGCATCCGGTGGTCTGGGAGTCGGCCGCCCGCGACGTCGAACCCCTGCTGGCGCAGGGCATCCGGCACGGCTTCCGGGCGCCCACCGAGCTGGCCGTGGACAACCGCGCGGTGGTGGAGGCGTTGGGCGCGGAGTGCGAGCGCCTCGGGGTGGCATGGGCGCCGGCGGTGCGCGACCTGTCGCGCGTCGAGGGCGACGCCGTGGTGATCGCCAACGGTATCGACGCGCCGGCGCTGTGGCCCGGGCTGCCGGTGCGGCCGGTCAAGGGTGAAGTGCTGCGCCTGCGGTGGCGCAAGGGCTGTATGCCGTTGCCGCAGCGGGTTGTTCGTGCCCGCGTGCATGGACGGCAGGTGTACCTGGTGCCGCGCGCCGACGGGGTGGTCGTCGGGGCCACCCAATACGAACACGGGCGCGACACCGCCCCGGTCGTGTCGGGGGTGCGTGACCTGCTCGACGACGCGTGCGCGGTGCTGCCGGCGCTGGGCGAATACGAGCTGGCCGAGTGCGCCGCCGGGTTACGCCCGATGACCCCCGACAACCTGCCGCTGGTGCATCGCCTGGACGCGCGGACGCTGGTCGCCGCCGGCCACGGCCGGTCGGGATTTTTGTTGGCGCCCTGGACGGCAGAGCAGATCGTTTCCGAACTGGCCTTGGTTGGAGCACACGGATGATCGTCATGGTCAACGAAAAAAACATCGACGTCGACGCGCACACCACGGTCGCCGCGCTGCTGGATTCCCTGGGGTTTCCGGACCGCGGCGTCGCGGTGGCGTTGGACGACGCGGTGATACCTCGATCCCGTTGGGCTACAAAACTTTTCGATGGTGCCCGGCTCGAGATAGTGACGGCGGTGCAAGGTGGCTGACGCTAAACTGACGATTGGCGACCGCAGCTTCGCGTCGCGGCTCATCATGGGCACCGGGGGAGCGAGCAACCTCGCGGTGCTTGAGGAGGCGCTGGTCGCGTCGGGCACCGAACTGACCACCGTCGCGATCCGCCGCGTCGACGCCGAGGGCGGCACCGGGCTGCTCGATCTGCTCAACCGGCTGGGCATCA
This genomic window contains:
- the glnX gene encoding protein kinase G-activating protein GlnX produces the protein MTVELAHPSTEPQGSRSPAEPAHPRWWFISTTPGRILTIGIVLAALGGISAFATSTTINHRQQVLTTVLNHTEPLSFAAGRLYTTLSVADAAAATAFIAEAEPQPVRQRYEQAITDASVAVTRASSGLTDEPLVQLLGRINAELAVYTGLIEIARTNNREGNPVGSSYLSEASGLMQSTILPDAAKLYQATSERVDAETTASTQIPAPVIMVVGATVVFGAFSHRWLARRTRRRINPGLVVGALAILVMVVWVGTALTISTTASRSAKDTAAESLKTVTNVAITAQQARADETLSLIRRGDEEKRKQSFYQRLDSMHRQLDQYMSRSDAVDKPDLEGADQLLLRWRQANDRITSYISVGNYRAATQVALGSSEEDSTPAFDKLDDELVKAMDQGRIHLRNDVINARSGLSGAQVGGVVLSLGAAIAVALGLWPRLKEYR
- a CDS encoding NUDIX hydrolase — translated: MQGDGDGWVISDSGAHYWGRFGAAGLLVRAPQPDGTPAVLLQHRAVWSHQGGTWGLPGGARDSHETPEETAVREANEEAGLVGERLAVRATVVTAEVAGIAGTHWSYTTVVADADELLHTVPNRESAEMRWVAETEVADLPLHPGFAASWQRLRTAPAVLPLDHGDERRQYLPRTIEIEAGVFVWCTPGDAGQEPSQLTRRISSLLPAPS
- the thiE gene encoding thiamine phosphate synthase, with translation MQRPVDSRLSVLATARLYLCTDARRERGDLAEFADAALAGGVDIIQLRDKGSAGEQRFGPLEAREELAACQILAGAARRHGALFAVNDRADIARAAGADVLHLGQGDLPPAIARDIAGPDVLLGLSSHDREQAAAAARGEVDYFCVGPCWPTPTKPGRAAPGLGLVRAAAEFNADKPWFAIGGIDERRLPEVLDAGARRIVVVRAITAAADPRAAARRLSSALAAAS
- the thiO gene encoding glycine oxidase ThiO, which gives rise to MPSGPPLGSLAVIGGGVIGLAVARRAAQAGWSVRVHRSDQKGASWVAGGMLAPHSEGWPGEERLLRLGLESLRLWREGGFLDGLPVEVVTARESLVVAVDRADVEDLRTVADWLSAQGHPVVWESAARDVEPLLAQGIRHGFRAPTELAVDNRAVVEALGAECERLGVAWAPAVRDLSRVEGDAVVIANGIDAPALWPGLPVRPVKGEVLRLRWRKGCMPLPQRVVRARVHGRQVYLVPRADGVVVGATQYEHGRDTAPVVSGVRDLLDDACAVLPALGEYELAECAAGLRPMTPDNLPLVHRLDARTLVAAGHGRSGFLLAPWTAEQIVSELALVGAHG
- the thiS gene encoding sulfur carrier protein ThiS, which gives rise to MIVMVNEKNIDVDAHTTVAALLDSLGFPDRGVAVALDDAVIPRSRWATKLFDGARLEIVTAVQGG